In Dromaius novaehollandiae isolate bDroNov1 chromosome 16, bDroNov1.hap1, whole genome shotgun sequence, one genomic interval encodes:
- the PLTP gene encoding phospholipid transfer protein isoform X2 — protein MAASSLLLLLLPWLVTALHSPPGCKIRITSKGLDLVKQEGLRFVEQELENITVTDLHGKEGQFHYNISQVKVLDLQLPFSDLHFQPQQHLVFNINNASISLRFRRQLLYWFFYDIGSINASADGVHIYTMLQLSKDEAGRLKISNMTCNASIARMHAGFSGTLRKVYEFLSTFIITGMRYLLSQQICPALNHASLVLLNSVLDTVPVRNYVDEHIGIDYSLLRDPVVSTDTLDLDFKGMFFYRGKESQELENHAVEPVIKETERMVYVAFSEYFFDSAMHSYFQAGVLAIELEGEKVPKDLEVLLRATFFGTIFMLSPAVVDAPLRLVLQVSAPPRCVIKPSGTSVSVSAFLNISLVPLGQPVVQLSSMAMETKLSAKVFLQGKALRVLLDLRRFRIYSKQSALESLALFSLQAPLKTLLQLTIMPIINERTKKGVQIPLPEGMDFTKEVVTNHAGFLTVGADLHFSKGLREVIEKYRPAPTAPAHPTPPPEEPSVDPHQL, from the exons ATGGCCGccagcagcctcctcctgctcctcctgccctggcTGGTCACAGCCTTGCACAGCCCTCCCGGCTGCAAGATCCGGATCACCTCCAAGGGCTTGGACTTGG TAAAGCAGGAGGGACTGCGCTTTgtggagcaggagctggagaaCATCACTGTGACGGACCTCCATGGGAAGGAGGGGCAGTTCCACTACAACATCAGCCA GGTCAAGGTGTTGGACCTGCAGCTGCCGTTTTCCGACCTGCACTTCCAGCCTCAGCAACACCTTGTCTTCAACATCAACAATGCCTCCATCAGTCTGCGCTTCCGGCGACAGCTGCTCTACTGGTTCTT CTATGATATTGGTTCCATCAACGCCTCTGCCGATGGTGTTCACATCTACACGATGCTGCAGCTGTCCAAGGATGAGGCTGGGCGCCTCAAGATCTCTAACATGACCTGCAATGCCTCCATCGCCAGAATGCACGCCGGCTTCTCAGGCACACTCAG GAAGGTTTATGAGTTCCTGAGCACTTTCATCATCACAGGGATGCGCTACCTCCTCAGCCAGCAG ATCTGCCCAGCCCTGAACCACGCCAGCCTGGTGCTGCTGAACTCTGTGCTGGACACAGTGCCAG TAAGGAACTACGTGGATGAGCACATTGGGATTGACTACTCCCTCCTGCGGGATCCTGTGGTCTCCACAGACACCCTTGACCTAGACTTCAAG GGCATGTTCTTTTACCGCGGGAAAGAGAGCCAGGAGCTGGAGAACCACGCGGTGGAGCCGGTGATCAAGGAGACAGAACGCATGGTCTACGTTGCCTTCTCCGAGTACTTCTTCGACTCGGCCATGCACTCGTACTTCCAGGCGGGGGTGCTGGCCATAGAGCTCGAGGGGGAGAAG GTGCCCAAAGACCTGGAGGTTTTGCTGAGAGCCACATTCTTTGGGACCATCTTCATGCTG AGCCCTGCTGTGGTGGATGCTCCCCTGCGACTGGTGCTTCAGGTGTCAGCTCCCCCCCGCTGTGTGATCAAACCCTCCGGCACCTCTGTCTCCGTCTCGGCCTTCCTCAACATCTCACTGGTGCCCCTGGGCCAGCCTGTCGTCCAGCTCTCCAGCATGGCCATG GAAACAAAGCTGAGCGCCAAGGTGTTTCTGCAAGGGAAGGCTCTGCGCGTGCTGCTGGACCTGAGACG GTTCCGCATCTACTCCAAGCAGTCTGCGCTGGAGTCGCTAGCG CTGTTCTCACTGCAGGCCCCACTGAAAACCCTGCTGCAGCTCACAATCATGCCCATCATTAATG agAGGACAAAGAAGGGGGTCCAGATCCCGCTGCCGGAAGGCATGGATTTCACCAAGGAGGTGGTTACAAACCATGCG GGATTCCTCACAGTGGGAGCTGATCTCCACTTCTCGAAGGGACTGCGGGAAGTGATTGAGAAGTACCGCCCAGCCCCTACAGCCCCAGCCCATCCCACTCCACCACCTGAAGAGCCCAGTGTGGACCCTCACCAGCTCTAG
- the PLTP gene encoding phospholipid transfer protein isoform X1, with protein sequence MAASSLLLLLLPWLVTALHSPPGCKIRITSKGLDLVKQEGLRFVEQELENITVTDLHGKEGQFHYNISQVKVLDLQLPFSDLHFQPQQHLVFNINNASISLRFRRQLLYWFFYDIGSINASADGVHIYTMLQLSKDEAGRLKISNMTCNASIARMHAGFSGTLRKVYEFLSTFIITGMRYLLSQQICPALNHASLVLLNSVLDTVPVRNYVDEHIGIDYSLLRDPVVSTDTLDLDFKGMFFYRGKESQELENHAVEPVIKETERMVYVAFSEYFFDSAMHSYFQAGVLAIELEGEKVPKDLEVLLRATFFGTIFMLQSPAVVDAPLRLVLQVSAPPRCVIKPSGTSVSVSAFLNISLVPLGQPVVQLSSMAMETKLSAKVFLQGKALRVLLDLRRFRIYSKQSALESLALFSLQAPLKTLLQLTIMPIINERTKKGVQIPLPEGMDFTKEVVTNHAGFLTVGADLHFSKGLREVIEKYRPAPTAPAHPTPPPEEPSVDPHQL encoded by the exons ATGGCCGccagcagcctcctcctgctcctcctgccctggcTGGTCACAGCCTTGCACAGCCCTCCCGGCTGCAAGATCCGGATCACCTCCAAGGGCTTGGACTTGG TAAAGCAGGAGGGACTGCGCTTTgtggagcaggagctggagaaCATCACTGTGACGGACCTCCATGGGAAGGAGGGGCAGTTCCACTACAACATCAGCCA GGTCAAGGTGTTGGACCTGCAGCTGCCGTTTTCCGACCTGCACTTCCAGCCTCAGCAACACCTTGTCTTCAACATCAACAATGCCTCCATCAGTCTGCGCTTCCGGCGACAGCTGCTCTACTGGTTCTT CTATGATATTGGTTCCATCAACGCCTCTGCCGATGGTGTTCACATCTACACGATGCTGCAGCTGTCCAAGGATGAGGCTGGGCGCCTCAAGATCTCTAACATGACCTGCAATGCCTCCATCGCCAGAATGCACGCCGGCTTCTCAGGCACACTCAG GAAGGTTTATGAGTTCCTGAGCACTTTCATCATCACAGGGATGCGCTACCTCCTCAGCCAGCAG ATCTGCCCAGCCCTGAACCACGCCAGCCTGGTGCTGCTGAACTCTGTGCTGGACACAGTGCCAG TAAGGAACTACGTGGATGAGCACATTGGGATTGACTACTCCCTCCTGCGGGATCCTGTGGTCTCCACAGACACCCTTGACCTAGACTTCAAG GGCATGTTCTTTTACCGCGGGAAAGAGAGCCAGGAGCTGGAGAACCACGCGGTGGAGCCGGTGATCAAGGAGACAGAACGCATGGTCTACGTTGCCTTCTCCGAGTACTTCTTCGACTCGGCCATGCACTCGTACTTCCAGGCGGGGGTGCTGGCCATAGAGCTCGAGGGGGAGAAG GTGCCCAAAGACCTGGAGGTTTTGCTGAGAGCCACATTCTTTGGGACCATCTTCATGCTG CAGAGCCCTGCTGTGGTGGATGCTCCCCTGCGACTGGTGCTTCAGGTGTCAGCTCCCCCCCGCTGTGTGATCAAACCCTCCGGCACCTCTGTCTCCGTCTCGGCCTTCCTCAACATCTCACTGGTGCCCCTGGGCCAGCCTGTCGTCCAGCTCTCCAGCATGGCCATG GAAACAAAGCTGAGCGCCAAGGTGTTTCTGCAAGGGAAGGCTCTGCGCGTGCTGCTGGACCTGAGACG GTTCCGCATCTACTCCAAGCAGTCTGCGCTGGAGTCGCTAGCG CTGTTCTCACTGCAGGCCCCACTGAAAACCCTGCTGCAGCTCACAATCATGCCCATCATTAATG agAGGACAAAGAAGGGGGTCCAGATCCCGCTGCCGGAAGGCATGGATTTCACCAAGGAGGTGGTTACAAACCATGCG GGATTCCTCACAGTGGGAGCTGATCTCCACTTCTCGAAGGGACTGCGGGAAGTGATTGAGAAGTACCGCCCAGCCCCTACAGCCCCAGCCCATCCCACTCCACCACCTGAAGAGCCCAGTGTGGACCCTCACCAGCTCTAG